The Papaver somniferum cultivar HN1 chromosome 3, ASM357369v1, whole genome shotgun sequence genome includes a region encoding these proteins:
- the LOC113358476 gene encoding protein BOBBER 1-like: protein MAIISDIQEEENNNRQEMQKKKPSSSSSSSSPSVGADDEVLKSILDRKTPIGVLETAIDFLQRKSDLFKDDDVEKKISALVKAAKEKEKKKKADEDQVKSEKRLAESVASKKAAVPEKAASSSDSKPEKEESNRRVPNKGNGLDMDNYSWTQSLQEVTINIPVPEGTKSKFVACEIKKNHLKVGLKGKPPILDGDFFQTVKVDDCFWSIEDSKFISILLTKQNQMEWWKYLVKGEPEIDTQKVEPETSKLSDLDPETRSTVEKMMFDQRQKSMGLPTSEETQKQEMLKKFMSEHPEMDFSRAKIA, encoded by the exons ATGGCGATTATTTCTGAtattcaagaagaagaaaacaacaatCGTCAAGAGATGCAGAAAAAGAAAccctcgtcttcttcttcatcatcatctccttCTGTTGGAGCTGATGATGAGGTTTTGAAATCGATTCTTGATCGAAAAACTCCTATTGGGGTTTTAGAAACTGCAATTGATTTCCTTCAAAGGAAATCTGATTTGTTCAAAGATGATGATGTGGAGAAAAAGATTTCTGCTTTGGTTAAAGCGGccaaagaaaaggagaagaaaaagaaagccgATGAAGATCAAGTGAAATCCGAGAAGCGTTTGGCTGAATCTGTTGCTAGCAAGAAGGCTGCTGTGCCAGAGAAAGCTGCTTCGTCTTCCGATAGTAAGCCCGAGAAAGAAGAATCTAATCGCAGAG TTCCAAATAAGGGTAATGGCTTGGATATGGACAACTACTCTTGGACACAATCCCTACAAGAGGTCACAATTAATATACCTGTTCCTGAAGGAACTAAATCGAAGTTTGTTGCCTGTGAGATAAAAAAGAACCATTTGAAGGTTGGGTTGAAGGGGAAGCCTCCAATTCTAGAT GGGGATTTCTTCCAAACTGTCAAGGTTGATGACTGCTTCTGGAGCATAG AGGATTCAAAGTTCATATCCATTCTTCTGACTAAGCAGAACCAAATGGAGTGGTGGAAATATCTGGTGAAAGGTGAACCTGAAATTGATACACAAAAAGTTGAACCTGAAACCAGCAAGCTCTCTGACTTGGATCCTGAAACTCGGTCAACTGTGGAGAAAATGATG TTCGATCAGCGTCAGAAAAGCATGGGTCTCCCAACAAGTGAGGAGACACAGAAGCAAGAAATGCTGAAGAAATTTATGTCTGAG CATCCTGAGATGGATTTCTCTAGAGCAAAAATAGCTTAG